From Acanthopagrus latus isolate v.2019 chromosome 22, fAcaLat1.1, whole genome shotgun sequence, the proteins below share one genomic window:
- the vgll2a gene encoding transcription cofactor vestigial-like protein 2a isoform X3 yields the protein MSCLDVMYQVFGPQPYFSSYSPYHHQKLALYSKMQDPQDGGSRLGPQAIKEEDKELPPGAEYLSSRCVLFTYFQGDISAVVDEHFSRALSHTTAYPASSSHKAVRDGSFPMSQRSFPPSFWNSSYQPSVSSTLGSALSAPHTDLPFPGDPYSSLHSHLHQSSPDAWHPSHHHHHHHHHPYSLGGAIGSQGSAYPRPGVHEMYGTAFDPRYSSLLVPSVRPHHRLTSGSSVPGPSASPCDLGGKGESGTGSTWSGAFAGAGAEIGLNMDTVLHTDSHLLQVTH from the exons ATGAGCTGCCTGGATGTGATGTACCAGGTGTTTGGTCCTCAGCCTTATTTCAGCTCCTACAGCCCATATCACCACCAG AAACTGGCCTTGTATTCCAAAATGCAAGACCCCCAGGACGGCGGCAGTCGGCTCGGCCCCCAGGCGATCaaagaggaggacaaggagcTGCCGCCAGGAGCCGAGTACCTGAGCTCCCGCTGCGTCCTCTTCACCTACTTTCAGGGAGACATCAGCGCCGTGGTGGACGAGCACTTCAGCCGAGCCCTGAGCCACACAACTGCATACCCCGCCTCGAGCAGCCACAAGGCTGTACGag ATGGATCATTCCCGATGAGCCAGAGAAGTTTCCCTCCGTCTTTCTGGAACAGCTCCTACCAGCCGTCTGTCTCCTCCACGCTGGGCAGCGCTCTGTCAGCTCCCCACACAGACCTCCCCTTCCCCGGGGACCCGTACTCCTCCCTGCACAGCCACCTCCACCAGTCCAGCCCCGACGCCTGGCACCcctcccatcaccaccaccatcaccaccaccacccttaCTCACTAGGGGGCGCTATAGGCTCCCAGGGCTCAGCGTACCCACGCCCGGGGGTTCATGAGATGTACGGCACGGCGTTCGACCCGCGATACAGCTCTCTACTGGTGCCGTCGGTGAGGCCTCATCACCGCCTGACGTCGGGCAGCTCAGTGCCGGGGCCCAGCGCCTCGCCATGTGACCTGGGGGGGAAGGGGGAGTCGGGGACGGGGTCGACCTGGAGCGGAGCATTTGCCGGAGCTGGAGCGGAGATTGGACTCAACATGGACACAG TGCTACACACTGACAGTCATCttctgcaggtaacacactga
- the vgll2a gene encoding transcription cofactor vestigial-like protein 2a isoform X2 has protein sequence MSCLDVMYQVFGPQPYFSSYSPYHHQKLALYSKMQDPQDGGSRLGPQAIKEEDKELPPGAEYLSSRCVLFTYFQGDISAVVDEHFSRALSHTTAYPASSSHKAVRDGSFPMSQRSFPPSFWNSSYQPSVSSTLGSALSAPHTDLPFPGDPYSSLHSHLHQSSPDAWHPSHHHHHHHHHPYSLGGAIGSQGSAYPRPGVHEMYGTAFDPRYSSLLVPSVRPHHRLTSGSSVPGPSASPCDLGGKGESGTGSTWSGAFAGAGAEIGLNMDTGLQAQDKSKDLYWF, from the exons ATGAGCTGCCTGGATGTGATGTACCAGGTGTTTGGTCCTCAGCCTTATTTCAGCTCCTACAGCCCATATCACCACCAG AAACTGGCCTTGTATTCCAAAATGCAAGACCCCCAGGACGGCGGCAGTCGGCTCGGCCCCCAGGCGATCaaagaggaggacaaggagcTGCCGCCAGGAGCCGAGTACCTGAGCTCCCGCTGCGTCCTCTTCACCTACTTTCAGGGAGACATCAGCGCCGTGGTGGACGAGCACTTCAGCCGAGCCCTGAGCCACACAACTGCATACCCCGCCTCGAGCAGCCACAAGGCTGTACGag ATGGATCATTCCCGATGAGCCAGAGAAGTTTCCCTCCGTCTTTCTGGAACAGCTCCTACCAGCCGTCTGTCTCCTCCACGCTGGGCAGCGCTCTGTCAGCTCCCCACACAGACCTCCCCTTCCCCGGGGACCCGTACTCCTCCCTGCACAGCCACCTCCACCAGTCCAGCCCCGACGCCTGGCACCcctcccatcaccaccaccatcaccaccaccacccttaCTCACTAGGGGGCGCTATAGGCTCCCAGGGCTCAGCGTACCCACGCCCGGGGGTTCATGAGATGTACGGCACGGCGTTCGACCCGCGATACAGCTCTCTACTGGTGCCGTCGGTGAGGCCTCATCACCGCCTGACGTCGGGCAGCTCAGTGCCGGGGCCCAGCGCCTCGCCATGTGACCTGGGGGGGAAGGGGGAGTCGGGGACGGGGTCGACCTGGAGCGGAGCATTTGCCGGAGCTGGAGCGGAGATTGGACTCAACATGGACACAG
- the vgll2a gene encoding transcription cofactor vestigial-like protein 2a isoform X1 — protein sequence MSCLDVMYQVFGPQPYFSSYSPYHHQKLALYSKMQDPQDGGSRLGPQAIKEEDKELPPGAEYLSSRCVLFTYFQGDISAVVDEHFSRALSHTTAYPASSSHKAVRDGSFPMSQRSFPPSFWNSSYQPSVSSTLGSALSAPHTDLPFPGDPYSSLHSHLHQSSPDAWHPSHHHHHHHHHPYSLGGAIGSQGSAYPRPGVHEMYGTAFDPRYSSLLVPSVRPHHRLTSGSSVPGPSASPCDLGGKGESGTGSTWSGAFAGAGAEIGLNMDTARCYGGLCSSSSSSSSSSSTALLS from the exons ATGAGCTGCCTGGATGTGATGTACCAGGTGTTTGGTCCTCAGCCTTATTTCAGCTCCTACAGCCCATATCACCACCAG AAACTGGCCTTGTATTCCAAAATGCAAGACCCCCAGGACGGCGGCAGTCGGCTCGGCCCCCAGGCGATCaaagaggaggacaaggagcTGCCGCCAGGAGCCGAGTACCTGAGCTCCCGCTGCGTCCTCTTCACCTACTTTCAGGGAGACATCAGCGCCGTGGTGGACGAGCACTTCAGCCGAGCCCTGAGCCACACAACTGCATACCCCGCCTCGAGCAGCCACAAGGCTGTACGag ATGGATCATTCCCGATGAGCCAGAGAAGTTTCCCTCCGTCTTTCTGGAACAGCTCCTACCAGCCGTCTGTCTCCTCCACGCTGGGCAGCGCTCTGTCAGCTCCCCACACAGACCTCCCCTTCCCCGGGGACCCGTACTCCTCCCTGCACAGCCACCTCCACCAGTCCAGCCCCGACGCCTGGCACCcctcccatcaccaccaccatcaccaccaccacccttaCTCACTAGGGGGCGCTATAGGCTCCCAGGGCTCAGCGTACCCACGCCCGGGGGTTCATGAGATGTACGGCACGGCGTTCGACCCGCGATACAGCTCTCTACTGGTGCCGTCGGTGAGGCCTCATCACCGCCTGACGTCGGGCAGCTCAGTGCCGGGGCCCAGCGCCTCGCCATGTGACCTGGGGGGGAAGGGGGAGTCGGGGACGGGGTCGACCTGGAGCGGAGCATTTGCCGGAGCTGGAGCGGAGATTGGACTCAACATGGACACAG